Proteins encoded together in one Streptomyces sp. NBC_01408 window:
- a CDS encoding ABC transporter ATP-binding protein — MTSTELAKARKQSTRPPEDAGAAPEPSPDGQGMAGLLAPYASGFVAVIALQLIGAVAGLAPLLAVVELGRTLLAPGPVDHGHVRFIVVAGAVGLFVRLLFTAAAAGVGHLLDGRVQLAFRRRLAARLGRVPIGWLSRRRSGELAKLVGEDVSAIHPFIAHTPGELASAFVVPLVSLVYLFSVDWRLTLITLIPVVAAMALVPLMMTPARLREQAEFDAAMTRIRASAVEFVQGIAVVKAFGGGELAHREFRTAADEFVAAFRRWVHGISPIAAGMQLVLSPPFVLLTVLTGGAALITSAEMTPAELLPFLLLGLGLTAPVAALGHGFDELQAARRAVGRIRDVLAVPPLPEPAHPLAPHGHRVELRGVHFAYEPGREVLCGIDLVLEPGTVTALVGPSGSGKSTLVQLLPRFVDPTSGSVRLGGVDLRELSSRELYRQVSFVFQDVRLLRASVAENIALAVPAARPEEVVRAARLANIHDRVLALPRGYETVIGEDARLSGGEAQRVALARALLADTPVLVLDEATSFADPHTEQAVGRALEAIRGDRTVLVIAHRLETVVGADTVAVLEEGRVVEHGPPAELLAADGAFAALWRTLHAPGSAGEGEGERL, encoded by the coding sequence ATGACCAGCACCGAGCTCGCCAAGGCGAGGAAACAGTCCACACGACCACCGGAGGATGCCGGTGCCGCGCCGGAGCCCTCGCCGGACGGGCAAGGCATGGCAGGGCTGCTGGCTCCCTACGCGAGCGGCTTCGTCGCCGTGATCGCCCTGCAGCTCATCGGCGCGGTGGCGGGGTTGGCGCCGCTGCTCGCGGTCGTCGAGCTGGGCCGGACCCTGCTCGCGCCCGGGCCGGTCGACCACGGCCATGTCCGGTTCATCGTGGTCGCGGGCGCGGTCGGCCTGTTCGTCCGGCTGCTGTTCACCGCCGCTGCGGCGGGAGTCGGGCATCTGCTCGACGGGCGGGTGCAGTTGGCGTTCCGCCGGCGGCTGGCCGCGCGGCTGGGGCGGGTCCCGATCGGCTGGCTCTCGCGCCGCCGCAGCGGTGAGCTGGCCAAGCTGGTGGGCGAGGACGTATCCGCCATCCACCCCTTCATCGCCCACACCCCCGGCGAGCTGGCCTCCGCGTTCGTCGTACCACTGGTGTCGCTGGTCTACCTGTTCAGCGTCGACTGGCGGCTGACGCTGATCACCCTGATCCCGGTGGTCGCGGCGATGGCGCTGGTCCCGTTGATGATGACCCCGGCCCGGCTGCGCGAGCAGGCGGAATTCGACGCGGCGATGACACGGATCAGGGCCTCCGCAGTGGAGTTCGTCCAGGGCATCGCGGTGGTCAAGGCGTTCGGCGGGGGCGAGCTCGCCCACCGCGAGTTCCGCACTGCCGCCGACGAGTTCGTCGCCGCCTTCCGCCGCTGGGTGCACGGGATCTCCCCGATCGCCGCGGGGATGCAGCTGGTGCTGTCACCCCCGTTCGTGCTGCTGACCGTGCTGACCGGCGGCGCGGCGCTCATCACCAGCGCGGAGATGACACCGGCCGAGCTGCTTCCGTTCCTGCTGCTGGGACTCGGGCTGACCGCCCCCGTGGCGGCGCTCGGGCACGGCTTCGACGAGCTGCAGGCCGCCCGCCGCGCGGTCGGCCGGATCCGCGACGTGCTCGCGGTGCCGCCGCTGCCCGAGCCGGCGCACCCTCTCGCGCCGCACGGCCACCGGGTGGAGCTGCGGGGCGTCCACTTCGCCTACGAACCCGGCCGCGAAGTACTGTGCGGAATCGACCTGGTGCTGGAGCCGGGGACGGTCACCGCGCTCGTCGGACCGTCAGGAAGCGGCAAATCCACGCTGGTCCAGTTGCTGCCGCGGTTCGTCGACCCGACGAGCGGCTCGGTCCGCCTGGGCGGCGTCGACCTGCGCGAGCTGAGCAGCCGGGAGCTGTACCGGCAGGTCTCCTTCGTCTTCCAGGACGTGCGCCTGCTGCGCGCCTCGGTCGCGGAGAACATCGCGCTGGCGGTACCGGCCGCCCGTCCGGAGGAGGTGGTGCGTGCCGCCCGGCTGGCGAACATCCACGACCGCGTACTCGCACTGCCCCGCGGCTACGAGACGGTGATCGGCGAGGACGCCCGGCTGTCGGGCGGCGAGGCCCAACGCGTCGCGCTCGCCCGTGCCCTGCTGGCCGACACCCCCGTCCTCGTGCTCGACGAGGCGACCTCCTTCGCCGACCCGCACACCGAACAGGCGGTGGGCCGCGCGCTGGAGGCGATACGCGGCGACCGGACGGTCCTGGTCATCGCCCACCGCCTGGAGACCGTCGTCGGCGCCGACACCGTCGCGGTGCTGGAGGAAGGACGCGTCGTCGAGCACGGCCCGCCCGCCGAACTGCTCGCAGCGGACGGCGCGTTCGCCGCGCTGTGGCGGACCCTGCACGCGCCGGGCTCTGCGGGAGAGGGAGAGGGTGAGCGGCTGTGA
- a CDS encoding iron dependent repressor, metal binding and dimerization domain protein, whose protein sequence is MAECLLAEVIGLRWEDVHTEASRWQHVMSDTVENRLAEPLGQPDGERQGDHPR, encoded by the coding sequence CTGGCCGAGTGCCTGCTGGCGGAAGTGATCGGTCTGCGGTGGGAGGACGTCCACACCGAGGCCTCCCGCTGGCAGCACGTCATGTCCGACACGGTGGAGAACAGGCTGGCCGAACCCCTCGGCCAACCCGACGGCGAACGACAAGGAGACCACCCGCGATGA
- a CDS encoding ABC transporter ATP-binding protein, translating to MIRMLLRVLGHQYSRPMRRTLALMTTTAAVEGLSYALLLPLLRALLGDAPGDAWPWLGAFGSAVGAYAVLRYLSDLSGFRVGTALLRGVYHRLGDHLARLPLGWYGAARVGEVSVLAGQGVLQAMSVIAHLLAPFVSAAVTPLTIVAVILAANWQLGLAALAAVPVVAAIQILTGRSTAAEDAERAAHDREATGRVIEYLRAQPVLRAGGRTAERFRLLDDSLRQVQHASRRSTLSALPGALGLTLTVQAVFTAMLVLGVHLALGGDIGAAELLTILVLAARCADPLLSLADLGGKLRGARGELGRLDAVLRTEPLPQAPDPVQPVGHGVEFDSVTFRHGERTVFDDLSLSVPEGQRLAVVGPSGAGKSTLLHLLARFHDVDAGAVRVGGADVRAIGTADLMAQFAIVFQDVYLFDGTIEDNVRLGRPDATGAEVRAAAAAARLDEVVERLPDGWATEVGEGGARLSGGERQRVSIARALLKNAPIVLLDEVTSALDPVNEAAVHAGIERLMAGRTVLLVAHRMSTVRHADRIVFLDAGRIVEEGGHDELLRRGGRYADFWNLSLAGRPGEISGYRVGDNDTTP from the coding sequence ATGATCCGCATGCTGCTGCGCGTGCTGGGCCACCAGTACTCCCGCCCGATGCGCCGCACCCTCGCCCTGATGACGACCACCGCGGCCGTCGAGGGCCTGTCCTACGCCCTGCTTCTGCCCCTACTGCGGGCGCTGCTCGGGGACGCGCCCGGCGACGCCTGGCCCTGGCTGGGCGCGTTCGGCAGTGCGGTGGGTGCCTACGCGGTGCTGCGCTACCTCAGCGACCTGTCGGGGTTCCGCGTCGGCACCGCCCTGCTGCGCGGCGTGTACCACCGCCTCGGCGACCATCTGGCCCGGCTGCCGCTCGGGTGGTACGGCGCGGCCCGGGTGGGAGAGGTGTCCGTCCTGGCCGGCCAGGGTGTGCTGCAGGCGATGAGCGTGATCGCACACCTGCTGGCGCCGTTCGTCTCCGCCGCCGTGACGCCGTTGACGATCGTCGCCGTGATCCTGGCCGCCAACTGGCAGCTGGGCCTGGCCGCGCTGGCCGCCGTCCCCGTCGTGGCGGCGATCCAGATCCTGACCGGTCGTTCGACCGCCGCCGAGGACGCGGAGCGCGCCGCACACGACCGCGAGGCCACCGGCAGGGTCATCGAATACCTCCGGGCCCAGCCGGTGCTGCGCGCCGGCGGCCGGACCGCCGAACGCTTCCGGCTGCTGGACGACTCCCTGCGGCAGGTCCAGCACGCCTCCCGCCGCTCCACGCTGTCCGCGCTGCCCGGCGCGTTGGGGCTGACCCTGACGGTGCAGGCGGTGTTCACCGCGATGCTGGTCCTGGGCGTGCACCTCGCGCTCGGCGGGGACATCGGGGCCGCGGAGCTGCTGACGATCCTGGTGCTGGCCGCCCGCTGCGCGGACCCGCTGCTGTCGCTGGCCGACCTCGGCGGCAAGCTCCGCGGCGCCCGCGGCGAACTGGGCCGGCTCGACGCGGTGCTGCGCACGGAACCGCTGCCGCAGGCCCCCGACCCGGTCCAACCGGTCGGACACGGGGTGGAGTTCGACTCGGTCACCTTCCGGCACGGGGAGCGCACGGTGTTCGACGACCTGTCGCTGTCCGTCCCCGAGGGGCAGCGGCTGGCCGTGGTGGGGCCGTCGGGTGCGGGCAAGAGCACCCTGTTGCACCTGCTCGCCCGGTTCCACGACGTCGACGCGGGCGCGGTGCGCGTCGGCGGCGCGGACGTACGCGCCATCGGCACGGCAGATCTGATGGCACAGTTCGCCATCGTCTTCCAGGACGTCTATCTCTTCGACGGCACGATCGAGGACAACGTGCGCCTCGGCCGCCCCGACGCCACCGGAGCCGAGGTGAGGGCAGCCGCGGCCGCGGCGCGCCTGGACGAGGTGGTCGAACGCCTGCCCGACGGATGGGCGACCGAGGTCGGCGAGGGCGGAGCGCGCCTGTCCGGCGGCGAGCGCCAGCGCGTCTCGATTGCCCGCGCGCTGCTGAAGAACGCGCCGATCGTGCTGCTGGACGAGGTCACCTCCGCGCTCGACCCCGTCAATGAGGCGGCCGTCCACGCCGGCATCGAGCGCCTGATGGCAGGCCGAACCGTGCTCCTGGTGGCCCACCGGATGAGCACCGTCCGACACGCCGACCGCATCGTCTTCCTCGACGCCGGCCGCATCGTCGAGGAAGGCGGCCATGACGAACTGCTGCGCCGTGGCGGCCGCTACGCCGACTTCTGGAACCTCTCCTTGGCCGGGCGCCCCGGCGAGATCTCCGGTTACCGGGTCGGCGACAACGACACCACCCCTTGA
- a CDS encoding fused MFS/spermidine synthase: MTRSSSSPLAEGTPHNYGLGPRTAAVLVFGSSAAVLVVEIVALRLLAPYLGLTLETSTMVIGIALTAIAVGSWLGGRIADQVNPRRLIGPSLGVSGAVVALTPAVLRTTAEWAPAMLLLIASLTILVPGALLSAVTPIVTKLRLTSLAETGTVVGRLSGVGTVGAIVGTVLTGFVLVSRLPVSGILIGLGTLLVVGSALVEWRTRGWSSTPALTLAVVAGGLATMVAPGGCDTETRYHCARIVADPDRGSGRTLVLDGVRHSYVDIDDPTLLKFEYVRAIASVVDAAFPKSRPLAAHHLGGGGLTFPRYLAATRPGTRSLVSEIDSEVVRIDRDQLGLRSEGGIDVRVEDGRLGLRRLDAGSRDLVVGDAFGGVSVPWHLTTTEAMTDVRRVLNENGLYVANLIDHGGLAFARAEVATLSKTFEHVALVGKPSDIGLDPTATPEGGNLVVLASKRPVDLRVAQEALDARQTGWKIATGDDLTSWIGGAQLLTDDHAPVDQLLQPYGPRSSQ, translated from the coding sequence GTGACCAGATCGTCCTCCTCGCCTCTCGCCGAGGGCACACCTCACAACTACGGCCTGGGTCCCCGTACCGCTGCCGTGCTTGTGTTCGGGTCGTCGGCCGCGGTCCTGGTGGTGGAGATCGTCGCGTTGCGGCTGCTGGCTCCCTACCTCGGCCTGACCCTCGAAACCAGCACCATGGTGATCGGCATCGCCCTCACCGCGATCGCCGTCGGCTCCTGGCTGGGTGGGCGCATCGCCGACCAGGTCAATCCACGCCGGCTCATCGGCCCCTCGCTCGGGGTGTCGGGAGCGGTCGTGGCGCTCACCCCTGCCGTGCTGCGCACCACTGCGGAGTGGGCACCGGCGATGCTCTTGTTGATCGCATCGCTGACCATCCTCGTACCGGGCGCGCTGCTCTCCGCGGTGACGCCGATCGTGACCAAGTTGCGTCTCACCAGCCTCGCCGAAACCGGAACGGTTGTCGGCCGGCTGTCCGGCGTAGGCACGGTCGGCGCCATCGTCGGCACGGTCCTCACCGGCTTCGTCCTCGTTTCGCGGTTGCCGGTCAGCGGCATCCTGATCGGCCTCGGAACACTGCTGGTGGTCGGCTCGGCGCTGGTCGAGTGGCGAACGCGCGGGTGGAGCAGCACGCCTGCCCTGACGCTCGCGGTCGTTGCCGGCGGCCTCGCCACCATGGTCGCGCCCGGCGGCTGCGACACGGAGACCAGGTACCACTGCGCACGGATCGTCGCAGACCCCGACCGGGGCAGCGGCCGCACACTCGTTCTGGACGGCGTGCGGCATTCCTACGTCGACATCGACGACCCGACCCTGCTCAAGTTCGAGTATGTGCGCGCCATCGCGTCGGTGGTCGATGCCGCCTTTCCCAAAAGCAGGCCACTGGCTGCCCACCACCTGGGCGGCGGCGGGCTCACCTTTCCCCGTTACCTCGCGGCCACGCGGCCCGGGACGCGCAGCCTTGTGTCCGAGATCGACAGCGAAGTCGTGCGCATCGACCGCGACCAACTGGGTCTGAGATCAGAAGGCGGTATCGACGTACGCGTCGAGGACGGCAGGCTCGGCCTGCGGCGACTGGACGCCGGCAGTCGTGACCTCGTCGTCGGCGACGCCTTCGGGGGCGTCAGCGTGCCGTGGCACCTCACTACGACGGAAGCGATGACCGACGTACGGCGGGTGCTCAACGAAAACGGCCTGTACGTGGCCAACCTCATCGACCACGGCGGTCTGGCCTTCGCACGTGCCGAAGTAGCCACCCTCAGCAAGACCTTCGAGCACGTCGCCCTCGTCGGCAAACCCTCCGATATCGGCCTCGACCCGACGGCCACCCCTGAGGGCGGCAATCTGGTGGTGCTCGCCTCCAAGCGACCAGTCGACCTCCGCGTGGCCCAGGAAGCGCTGGACGCCCGGCAAACCGGCTGGAAAATCGCCACCGGCGACGACCTCACGTCCTGGATCGGCGGTGCTCAACTGCTCACCGACGACCACGCACCCGTCGACCAGCTCCTCCAGCCCTATGGCCCACGGAGCAGCCAGTGA
- a CDS encoding amino acid transporter, which produces MATPARSSRLRAWMLEGLTAENSSPAAKEAAAQPHGRPWWRVMCLTGLDYFSTLGYQPGIAALAAGLLSPLATIVLVLLTLFGALPVYRRVAEESPNGEGSIAMLERLLTFWKGKLFVLTLLGFAATDFLITITLSAADATAHLVENPHLTSTLHGHEVLITLIMIALLGAVFLKGFSEAIGVAVVLVAVYLSLNVVVVARGLWEVIAEPHVVTDWTEALTAEHGNPFMMIAIALIVFPKLALGLSGFETGVAVMPHVKGDPEDTVEKPTGRIRGAKKLLTTAAIIMSVFLICSSFITTLLIPADQFQPGGEANGRALAYLAHEYLGSAFGTVYDISTILILWFAGSSAMAGLLNLMPRYLPRYGMAPHWARALRPMVIVFTLVAFLVTWIFDADVDAQGGAYATGVLVLITSAAVAVTIAARRADERGWTIGFGIISAVFIYTTAVNIVERPDGVKIGACFIAGIMALSLLSRLARVFELRVTDVELDDMAQRFIRDTAHRTIRFIANEPDNRDRTEYREKVEQIRADNDIPPGDDVMFVEVTVLDASEFESGMRVRGEVLHDRYRVLTLESSSIPNALAALLLHVRDETGQRPHIYFEWTEGNPMANFFRFFLFGQGEVAPVTREVIREAEPDRARRPHVHAG; this is translated from the coding sequence ATGGCCACCCCGGCCCGCTCCTCGCGCCTGCGCGCGTGGATGCTGGAAGGCTTGACCGCCGAGAACAGTTCGCCCGCTGCCAAGGAGGCGGCGGCCCAGCCCCACGGCCGCCCCTGGTGGCGGGTCATGTGCCTCACGGGTCTCGACTACTTCTCCACCCTCGGCTACCAGCCCGGCATCGCGGCGCTCGCTGCCGGCCTGCTGTCGCCGCTGGCGACCATCGTGCTCGTCCTGCTCACCCTCTTCGGCGCGCTGCCCGTCTACCGGCGTGTGGCCGAGGAGAGCCCGAACGGCGAGGGCTCCATCGCCATGCTGGAGCGGCTGCTGACGTTCTGGAAGGGGAAGCTGTTCGTCCTGACCCTGCTCGGCTTCGCGGCGACCGACTTCCTGATCACCATCACCCTCTCGGCCGCCGACGCGACCGCGCACCTGGTGGAGAACCCGCACCTCACCAGCACTCTCCACGGCCACGAAGTACTGATCACCCTGATCATGATCGCGCTCCTCGGGGCCGTCTTCCTCAAGGGGTTCAGCGAGGCCATCGGCGTCGCCGTGGTGCTGGTGGCCGTCTACCTCAGCTTGAACGTCGTCGTGGTGGCGCGCGGCCTGTGGGAAGTGATCGCCGAGCCGCACGTCGTCACGGACTGGACGGAGGCTCTGACCGCGGAGCACGGCAATCCGTTCATGATGATCGCCATCGCGCTCATCGTGTTCCCGAAGCTCGCGCTCGGCCTGTCCGGCTTCGAGACGGGTGTGGCGGTCATGCCGCACGTCAAGGGCGACCCGGAAGACACGGTCGAGAAGCCCACGGGCCGGATCCGCGGTGCCAAGAAGCTGCTGACGACCGCGGCCATCATCATGAGCGTCTTCCTGATCTGCTCCAGCTTCATCACCACCCTGCTGATCCCGGCCGACCAGTTCCAGCCAGGCGGCGAGGCCAACGGCCGTGCCCTGGCCTACCTCGCCCACGAGTACCTGGGCTCCGCCTTCGGCACGGTCTACGACATCTCGACGATCCTGATCCTGTGGTTCGCGGGCTCCTCCGCCATGGCCGGCCTGCTCAACCTGATGCCGCGCTACCTGCCCCGCTACGGCATGGCCCCGCACTGGGCACGCGCCCTGCGCCCGATGGTCATCGTGTTCACCCTGGTCGCGTTCCTGGTGACGTGGATCTTCGACGCCGACGTGGACGCGCAGGGCGGCGCGTACGCCACCGGTGTCCTCGTCCTCATCACCTCGGCCGCCGTCGCGGTCACCATCGCCGCCCGCCGGGCCGACGAGCGCGGCTGGACCATCGGCTTCGGCATCATCTCCGCCGTCTTCATCTACACCACCGCTGTCAACATCGTCGAACGTCCCGACGGCGTGAAGATCGGCGCCTGCTTCATCGCCGGCATCATGGCGCTCTCCCTTCTCTCCCGCCTGGCCCGGGTCTTCGAACTCCGCGTCACGGACGTCGAGCTGGACGACATGGCGCAGCGGTTCATCCGCGACACCGCCCACCGCACGATCCGGTTCATCGCGAACGAGCCCGACAACCGGGACAGGACCGAGTACCGCGAGAAGGTCGAGCAGATCCGCGCGGACAACGACATCCCGCCCGGGGACGACGTCATGTTCGTCGAGGTCACCGTCCTGGACGCGTCCGAGTTCGAATCCGGGATGCGCGTACGCGGAGAGGTACTGCACGACCGCTACCGCGTCCTGACCCTGGAGAGCTCCAGCATCCCCAACGCCCTCGCCGCCCTCCTGCTGCACGTCCGCGACGAGACCGGGCAGCGGCCCCACATCTACTTCGAGTGGACCGAGGGCAACCCCATGGCCAACTTCTTCCGCTTCTTCCTCTTCGGTCAGGGCGAGGTCGCCCCCGTCACCCGCGAGGTCATCCGCGAGGCCGAACCGGACCGCGCTCGCCGCCCGCACGTCCATGCCGGCTGA
- the kdpB gene encoding potassium-transporting ATPase subunit KdpB has product MPPAAAQHVSPGLGTPPRTPLNRPSRKRSGQVNVLEPELLAASAREAVAKLHPRELVKKPVLFVVAVGSVLTTLSALIHPSVFTWVISVWLWLTVLFANLAEAVAEGRGRAQAESLRKARTDTVALRLNHWTYGANLRRAETEVVTPAELQPFDFVLVEAGESIPADGDVVDGAAMVDESAVTGESAPVLRESGGDRSSVTGGTTVLSDSIVVRVTSRSGNSFIDRMIALVEGASRQKTPNEIALNILLAALTVIFILIVVSIQPMAAYAGAAQSTTVLVALLVTLIPTTIGALLSAIGIAGMDRLVQRNVIALSGRAVEAAGDVNTLLLDKTGTITHGNREAAAFIPLPGIDHTKLADAAQLSSLADETPEGRSVVALAQRYGLQPAAAEDLSNPRFTEFSARTRMSGVNLSWDNGAGCAIRKGAVAQVCDWVVARGGTVPEEAAAWSAQVSQSGGTPLLVAVHDWDGPRVLGIVHLKDVVKDGIRERFAELRAMGIRTVMVTGDNELTARAIAAEAGVDEYLAEATPEDKLALIKREQAGGKLVAMTGDGTNDAPALAQADVGVAMNTGTSAAKEAGNMVDLDSNPTKLIEIVEIGKQLLITRGALTTFSITNDVAKYFAIIPAMFTAAYPGLEALNIMGLSSPTSAITSAIIFNALIIVALIPLALRGVRYKPASAHDLLRRNLGVYGLGGLILPFVGIKLIDLLVSTVPGLG; this is encoded by the coding sequence ATGCCTCCCGCCGCCGCGCAGCACGTTTCCCCGGGTCTCGGCACCCCTCCGCGGACTCCGCTCAACCGGCCGTCCCGGAAACGCTCCGGCCAGGTGAACGTGCTGGAGCCCGAACTCCTCGCCGCCTCGGCCCGGGAAGCCGTCGCCAAGCTCCACCCGCGCGAACTGGTCAAGAAACCGGTGCTGTTCGTCGTCGCCGTCGGATCGGTCCTCACCACGCTCTCCGCGCTGATCCACCCTTCCGTCTTCACCTGGGTGATCAGCGTCTGGCTCTGGCTGACGGTCCTCTTCGCCAATCTCGCCGAGGCCGTCGCCGAAGGCCGCGGCCGCGCCCAGGCCGAGTCGCTGCGCAAGGCGCGTACGGACACCGTCGCGCTGCGCCTGAACCACTGGACGTACGGGGCGAACCTGCGCCGCGCCGAGACCGAGGTGGTGACCCCAGCCGAGCTCCAGCCCTTCGACTTCGTACTCGTCGAGGCCGGCGAATCGATCCCGGCCGACGGCGACGTCGTGGACGGGGCGGCGATGGTGGACGAGTCCGCCGTCACCGGTGAATCGGCCCCGGTCCTGCGGGAGTCGGGCGGCGACCGGTCCTCGGTGACCGGTGGTACGACGGTGCTCTCCGACTCGATCGTCGTACGGGTCACCTCGCGCTCCGGGAACAGCTTCATCGACCGCATGATCGCCCTGGTCGAGGGCGCGTCCCGGCAGAAGACCCCGAACGAGATCGCGCTGAACATCCTGCTGGCCGCCCTGACCGTCATCTTCATCCTGATCGTGGTCAGCATCCAGCCGATGGCCGCCTACGCGGGCGCCGCCCAGTCCACGACTGTCCTGGTCGCCCTCCTCGTCACCCTCATCCCCACCACCATCGGCGCCCTCCTCTCGGCGATCGGCATCGCCGGCATGGACCGGCTCGTCCAGCGCAACGTCATCGCGCTGAGCGGCCGCGCCGTCGAGGCCGCCGGTGATGTGAACACCCTCCTCCTCGACAAGACCGGCACCATCACCCACGGCAACCGCGAGGCCGCCGCCTTCATCCCGCTCCCCGGCATCGACCACACCAAGCTCGCCGACGCCGCCCAGCTGTCCTCCCTCGCCGACGAGACCCCCGAAGGCCGCTCCGTCGTCGCTCTGGCCCAGCGGTACGGACTCCAGCCGGCCGCCGCCGAGGACCTCAGCAACCCCCGCTTCACCGAGTTCAGCGCCCGCACCCGGATGAGCGGCGTCAACCTGAGCTGGGACAACGGCGCCGGCTGCGCCATCCGCAAGGGCGCGGTGGCACAGGTCTGCGACTGGGTGGTGGCACGCGGCGGGACCGTACCGGAGGAGGCCGCCGCCTGGTCCGCTCAGGTCTCGCAGTCCGGCGGGACCCCGCTGCTGGTGGCCGTCCACGACTGGGACGGGCCGCGCGTCCTCGGCATCGTCCACCTCAAGGACGTCGTCAAGGACGGCATCCGGGAGCGCTTCGCGGAGCTGCGCGCCATGGGGATCCGTACGGTCATGGTCACCGGCGACAACGAGCTGACGGCCCGCGCCATCGCCGCCGAGGCGGGCGTCGACGAATACCTCGCCGAGGCCACACCCGAGGACAAGCTCGCGCTCATCAAGCGGGAACAGGCCGGCGGCAAGCTCGTTGCCATGACCGGCGACGGCACCAACGACGCCCCCGCCCTCGCCCAGGCCGACGTCGGCGTGGCCATGAACACCGGTACCTCGGCCGCCAAGGAAGCCGGGAACATGGTGGACCTGGACTCCAACCCCACCAAACTCATCGAGATCGTCGAGATCGGCAAGCAACTCCTCATCACCCGAGGCGCCCTGACGACCTTCTCGATCACGAACGACGTCGCCAAGTACTTCGCGATCATCCCGGCCATGTTCACCGCGGCATACCCCGGCCTGGAGGCCCTCAACATCATGGGCCTCAGCAGCCCGACCTCCGCCATCACATCGGCGATCATCTTCAACGCCCTGATCATCGTCGCCCTCATCCCGCTCGCCCTGCGCGGCGTCCGCTACAAGCCCGCCTCCGCCCACGACCTCCTGCGCCGCAACCTCGGCGTCTACGGCCTCGGCGGGCTGATCCTGCCCTTCGTCGGCATCAAGCTCATCGACCTGCTGGTGTCCACCGTCCCCGGCCTCGGCTGA